A stretch of the Elephas maximus indicus isolate mEleMax1 chromosome 3, mEleMax1 primary haplotype, whole genome shotgun sequence genome encodes the following:
- the DNTTIP2 gene encoding deoxynucleotidyltransferase terminal-interacting protein 2, with protein sequence MVLTRSARPQATTQATSAERSPLKNAANGIKEHPESRKESKSDNQSTAESHTTGERSPVPRTPKNRKRKSRMEASLPEMIEPSTDGGTSEAESNSSAVSELQDPIVRVTRRRQILVSCTPASSVRKRPKITPVVESHTEEVSEAESHVSGISTFVPTTVITTRARRREAKPSQESHAEDISDAESSCSDISSFSGIAVRRATRSMHRKLQAHTEQKDIKIVPGNEKQNCKGLDEKAKGIISKGKEINDESSQLKSLSELQDTSLQQLVSEKHSTPQNSKTTPEPSNLNYEAVMKSLAQTFAVVEVDRWDEERKRTIKTSDLTQFGDDDEDCTIIGVSEDMNNKRNVDLECDAKLYKSELNTSQDKGDSVLLVLSSDESQQSENSENEEDTICFVENSSRRESLNGDLGNTSCDTALFVIDTTPGLGADKNFYLEEEDKASEAATEEEKEEGEDEESDEVSDHDVDKDNELSDEENLLNSTKSKLLKLTSSSIDPGLSIKELGGLYINFNADRLQSNKRTLTQIKEKTKNELLQKTVITPDFEKNYSVPPYRESKFQRQKKRREERQKTAGNGWFGMKAPELTDELKNDLKALKMRASMDPKRFYKKNDRDGFPKYFQIGTIVDNPADFYHSRIPKKERKRTIVEELLADSEFRRYNRKKYSEIMAEKAANAAGKKFRKKKKFRN encoded by the exons ATGGTGCTCACCAGGTCGGCGCGGCCACAGGCCACGACCCAAGCCACGTCAGCTGAAAGATCCCCGCTGAAG AATGCAGCTAATGGAATTAAAGAGCATCCAGAAAGCAGGAAGGAATCTAAGTCTGATAACCAAAGTACTGCTGAATCACATACCACTGGGGAACGGAGTCCAGTCCCTAGAACTCCTAAAAACAGAAAGAGGAAAAGCAGAATGGAAGCCTCATTACCGGAGATGATTGAACCATCTACTGATGGAGGGACCTCTGAAGCAGAATCAAATTCTTCTGCTGTGTCTGAGCTCCAGGATCCCATTGTAAGAGTAACTAGGAGAAGGCAGATCTTAGTTTCATGCACCCCAGCATCCAGTGTGAGGAAAAGGCCAAAAATAACTCCGGTAGTTGAGTCTCATACTGAAGAAGTCTCTGAAGCAGAATCTCACGTTTCAGGCATTTCTACATTTGTGCCTACCACAGTAATAACTACAAGAGCCAGAAGAAGGGAGGCTAAACCAAGCCAAGAATCACATGCAGAAGATATTTCTGATGCTGAGTCATCGTGCTCAgacatttcttcattttcaggaatTGCAGTTAGGAGAGCAACCCGGAGTATGCACAGGAAATTACAAGCACATACTGAGCAGAAAGATATTAAAATAGTACCAGGAAATGAAAAGCAGAACTGTAAAGGTTTAGATGAAAAGGCCAAAGGAATAATAAgtaagggaaaagaaattaatgaTGAAAGTTCTCAGTTGAAGAGTCTTTCTGAGCTTCAGGACACTAGCCTTCAGCAATTAGTTTCTGAAAAGCATTCAACTCCCCAGAATAGTAAAACCACACCAGAACCCTCAAATCTGAACTATGAGGCTGTAATGAAATCATTAGCTCAAACATTTGCAGTTGTAGAAGTGGACAGATgggatgaagaaagaaagaggaccATAAAAACAAGTGACTTGACACAGTttggtgatgatgatgaagacTGCACAATTATAGGTGTTAGCGAAGACATGAATAATAAAAGGAATGTGGATCTTGAATGTGATGCCAAACTATACAAGTCTGAGCTCAACACATCTCAGGATAAAGGTGATTCTGTTTTATTAGTTCTCAGCAGCGATGAAAGCCAGCAGTCTGAAAAcagtgagaatgaagaagacaCCATATGTTTTGTTGAAAATAGTAGTCGGAGGGAGTCACTGAATGGCGACTTGGGAAATACGTCATGTGACACTGCGTTGTTTGTAATTGACACAACTCCTGGATTGGGTGCTGATAAAAATTTTTACTTGGAAGAGGAAGACAAAGCTAGTGAGGCTGCcactgaggaagaaaaagaagagggagaGGATGAAGAAAGTGATGAGGTATCAGACCATGACGTAGATAAAGATAATGAGCTCAGTGATGAAGAAAACTTATTAAATAGCACAAAGTCTAAACT TCTGAAGTTGACAAGCAGCAGCATAGACCCTGGTCTGAGTATTAAAGAGCTGGGCGGTTTATATATTAATTTCAATGCAGACAGACTTCAGTCTAACAAGAGAACCCTAACACAAATCaaggagaaaaccaaaaatgaG ctTCTGCAGAAAACTGTCATTACACCTGATTTTGAAAAAAACTACAGTGTGCCACCATACAGAGAATCAAAGTTTCAGCGTCAGAAAAAACGCAGA GAAGAGCGACAAAAAACAGCAGGCAATGGCTGGTTTGGTATGAAAGCTCCAGAATTGACAGATGAACTAAAAAATGATCTCAAAGCACTGAAGATGAGAGCTAGCATGGACCCAAAACGGTTTTACAAGAAAAATGATAGAGATGGCTTCCCGAAGTACTTCCAG ATCGGAACCATTGTTGACAATCCAGCTGACTTCTACCATTCACGAATTCCCAAGAAGGAACGGAAAAGAACTATTGTGGAAGAATTGCTGGCTGATTCTGAGTTCAGAAG atacAATCGAAAGAAATACTCAGAGATCATGGCTGAAAAAGCAGCAAATGCAGCAGGAAAGAAGTTTcgaaagaagaagaaatttcgCAACTAA